In Yersinia enterocolitica subsp. enterocolitica, one DNA window encodes the following:
- the ftsI gene encoding peptidoglycan glycosyltransferase FtsI, translating to MISKPKNDSSSFIRWRFSLLCGCILLSFIGLIARVAWLQIIEPDPLVKEEDMRSVRVVATPNTRGMITDRNGHPLAVSVPVEAIWADPATVLEKGGVGVSERWQALAQELNIPLDQLNSRIHQNPHARFIYLARQVEPDVAEYIQRLKLPGIAIKEESRRFYPSGDIAANLVGFTNIDDQGIEGVEKSFNTLLSGTAGSRVVRKDRFGRVVEDISSTDSHPGQNVQLSIDERLQTEASHALTNAVIFNKADSGSAVVIDVNTGEVLAMANYPTFNPNNRVGTPEENFRNRAISDIFEPGSTVKPMVVMTALERHIVKPDAVLDTHPYILSGHLIKDVALYPALSLTGVLQKSSDVGVSRLALAMPASALIQTYSAFGLGKPTQLGLTGESSGLMPHRQRWSDLDRATFSFGYGLMVTPLQLARVYATIGSFGIYRPLSITKVDPPVLGQRIFPEELVRQVEHMMESVALPGGGGVKAAVRGYRVAVKTGTAKKIGPNGQYIDKYVAYTAGVAPASQPRFALVVVINNPQAGKYYGGAVSAPVFSDIMGQILRTMNVEPDAIPVNVIRHS from the coding sequence GTGATTTCTAAACCAAAAAATGATTCTTCCAGCTTTATCCGTTGGCGTTTTAGCTTGCTATGTGGCTGCATTTTACTTTCATTTATTGGTCTGATAGCCAGAGTTGCCTGGTTGCAAATTATTGAACCTGATCCGTTGGTAAAAGAAGAAGATATGCGTTCAGTACGTGTGGTGGCTACACCGAATACGCGCGGTATGATCACCGACAGAAACGGGCATCCTCTGGCGGTGAGTGTGCCGGTTGAGGCTATCTGGGCGGATCCAGCAACGGTATTGGAGAAAGGTGGTGTCGGTGTTTCAGAGCGCTGGCAGGCATTGGCTCAGGAACTTAACATCCCCCTCGACCAACTTAATAGCCGTATCCACCAAAATCCACATGCCCGTTTTATCTATCTGGCCCGGCAAGTGGAACCTGATGTTGCTGAATATATTCAACGACTGAAGTTGCCAGGTATTGCTATAAAAGAGGAATCACGGCGCTTCTATCCGTCGGGCGATATTGCCGCAAATCTGGTGGGTTTCACCAATATTGATGATCAGGGTATTGAGGGAGTAGAAAAAAGTTTTAATACACTCCTCAGCGGCACCGCCGGCAGCCGAGTGGTGCGCAAAGATCGCTTCGGTCGGGTGGTTGAAGATATCTCCTCGACCGACAGTCATCCGGGACAAAATGTCCAACTCAGCATTGATGAACGGCTCCAAACGGAAGCCTCCCATGCATTGACCAATGCCGTCATCTTCAATAAAGCAGATTCCGGCTCTGCCGTGGTTATTGATGTGAACACCGGCGAAGTATTGGCGATGGCCAACTATCCCACCTTTAACCCCAATAATCGGGTCGGCACTCCTGAAGAGAATTTTCGCAATCGGGCGATCAGCGATATTTTTGAGCCTGGCTCAACGGTGAAACCGATGGTTGTCATGACTGCATTAGAGCGCCATATAGTGAAACCTGATGCAGTGTTGGACACTCATCCCTATATATTGAGTGGGCACCTTATCAAAGATGTGGCGCTTTATCCGGCTTTGTCACTGACCGGTGTGCTGCAAAAATCCAGTGATGTTGGCGTATCGCGACTGGCACTGGCGATGCCTGCTTCTGCTTTGATCCAAACCTACTCAGCTTTTGGTTTGGGTAAGCCGACTCAGTTAGGGCTTACTGGTGAAAGCAGTGGCTTAATGCCACATCGGCAGCGTTGGAGTGATTTAGACCGCGCGACATTCTCGTTCGGCTATGGCTTGATGGTGACACCGCTGCAACTGGCTAGGGTCTATGCCACTATCGGCAGCTTCGGCATTTATCGACCCTTGTCGATTACTAAGGTTGATCCGCCGGTATTGGGCCAGCGTATATTCCCCGAAGAGTTGGTACGTCAGGTTGAGCATATGATGGAAAGTGTGGCATTGCCTGGAGGCGGTGGGGTGAAAGCCGCAGTGCGGGGATATCGGGTGGCAGTGAAAACCGGGACAGCCAAGAAGATTGGGCCAAATGGTCAGTATATTGATAAATATGTGGCATATACCGCCGGTGTTGCTCCCGCCAGTCAGCCCCGTTTTGCTTTGGTGGTGGTAATTAACAACCCTCAGGCGGGCAAATACTATGGTGG
- the pgeF gene encoding peptidoglycan editing factor PgeF, with protein MTDFSPHLSRITTICYGFGNKSALLPDCLQPYQASQANKKQVHGTTIVDVITLGQECGEADGLYTTQSGILLTVLTADCLPVIFSQRDGKGIAVVHAGWRGLLDGIILRMVERIAGDDNPANWVAAIGPAARSCCYEVNEELVERFINELPLAKNIISPRFRHLNLAAIAEHQLRGAGIHQIDRVGSCTICTTTPDDRDNAQPRFKYTSFRRTSQQQAIDPSHPGIKGRNQYSGLIILP; from the coding sequence ATGACCGATTTTTCACCTCATCTCAGCCGAATCACCACTATTTGCTATGGTTTTGGTAATAAATCTGCCCTATTACCTGACTGCCTCCAGCCTTACCAGGCATCACAAGCCAATAAAAAACAGGTTCATGGCACCACGATTGTCGATGTAATAACGCTGGGGCAAGAGTGTGGTGAAGCCGATGGCCTGTACACCACTCAATCTGGCATTTTATTAACTGTTTTGACGGCGGATTGTCTGCCGGTGATTTTCAGTCAACGGGATGGAAAAGGTATTGCCGTGGTTCACGCCGGTTGGCGCGGTTTATTAGATGGCATTATTCTAAGGATGGTTGAACGCATTGCCGGCGATGATAATCCGGCAAATTGGGTGGCCGCCATTGGGCCTGCCGCCCGTTCCTGCTGTTATGAAGTTAATGAAGAACTGGTGGAACGGTTTATTAACGAATTACCGCTGGCAAAAAATATTATTTCGCCGCGTTTTCGCCACCTTAACTTAGCAGCCATAGCTGAGCACCAGTTACGGGGTGCCGGCATTCATCAAATTGATAGGGTCGGGAGTTGTACAATATGCACCACCACGCCAGATGATAGGGATAATGCCCAGCCTCGTTTTAAATACACCAGTTTTCGCCGAACCAGCCAACAGCAAGCGATTGACCCAAGCCATCCCGGTATTAAAGGCCGTAATCAATATTCGGGATTAATTATCTTGCCTTAA
- the cspE gene encoding transcription antiterminator/RNA stability regulator CspE: MAKIKGQVKWCNESKGFGFITPADGSKDVFVHFSAIQGNGFKTLAEGQNVEFEIQDGQKGPSAVNVTAI; this comes from the coding sequence ATGGCAAAGATCAAAGGTCAAGTTAAGTGGTGCAACGAGTCTAAAGGTTTCGGTTTCATCACTCCAGCTGACGGCAGCAAAGATGTGTTCGTACACTTCTCTGCAATCCAGGGTAATGGCTTCAAAACCCTGGCTGAAGGCCAGAACGTAGAGTTCGAAATCCAAGACGGTCAGAAAGGTCCGTCTGCAGTAAACGTTACTGCAATCTAA
- a CDS encoding DUF2627 domain-containing protein — MCGIFSKEVLSKDVSVEYRFSADPYLSASSSNDSSLSM, encoded by the coding sequence ATGTGTGGCATTTTCAGTAAAGAAGTTCTGAGTAAAGACGTTAGCGTTGAATACCGCTTCTCTGCCGATCCTTATCTTAGTGCCTCAAGCAGTAACGACTCTAGTTTGTCTATGTAA
- the pagP gene encoding lipid IV(A) palmitoyltransferase PagP gives MSYKHLISACIFSSLCLGQVNAVLAEDKLPPSNTSTGQHSELSVDNDNLWQRLLRNISLAWDSPNQELYIPLNTWHNRWTYDDDKIESYNERPWGIGYGKYRYDENNNWHAVYAMAFMDSHNEVEPIIGYGYQKMWIPAEMDGWRFGVGFTASITARHEYHYIPIPLPLPLISIEYNKFSLQTTYIPGTYNNGNVLFTWMRWQF, from the coding sequence ATGAGTTATAAACATCTTATTTCCGCGTGTATTTTCAGTAGCCTATGCTTGGGTCAAGTTAACGCGGTTCTGGCAGAAGATAAATTACCACCAAGCAATACCTCTACAGGTCAACACAGCGAGCTGTCAGTCGATAATGACAACCTATGGCAACGCCTGTTGCGTAATATTTCTCTCGCGTGGGATTCCCCCAACCAAGAACTGTATATTCCGCTGAACACGTGGCACAACCGCTGGACCTATGATGATGACAAGATAGAGTCATACAATGAGCGTCCTTGGGGCATCGGCTACGGCAAGTATCGCTATGATGAGAACAACAACTGGCACGCAGTATATGCGATGGCGTTTATGGACTCACACAATGAAGTTGAGCCGATTATAGGTTATGGCTATCAAAAGATGTGGATCCCAGCGGAAATGGACGGCTGGCGTTTTGGGGTAGGTTTTACGGCCAGTATTACCGCACGTCATGAATACCATTACATCCCAATTCCATTACCATTGCCGCTTATCTCTATTGAATATAATAAATTTTCACTACAAACCACCTACATTCCCGGCACTTATAATAATGGTAATGTATTGTTTACCTGGATGCGTTGGCAATTCTAA